A DNA window from Janibacter sp. A1S7 contains the following coding sequences:
- a CDS encoding heat shock protein transcriptional repressor HspR, giving the protein MARISGLSGDDETPVFVISVAAELAGMHAQTLRQYDRIGLVIPSRTRGGGRRYSAADVTRLREVQRLSQDEGVSLEGIQRIFELEHQVAALRDRVLELGAELDAAREELGHGRRFFAVGSQGDIVALRHGQRPRPRNAGQALVVWQPRRRD; this is encoded by the coding sequence ATGGCCCGGATCTCCGGACTGAGCGGGGACGACGAGACCCCGGTCTTCGTCATCTCCGTCGCCGCCGAGCTCGCCGGCATGCACGCGCAGACGCTGCGGCAGTACGACCGGATCGGCTTGGTCATCCCCTCGCGCACCCGTGGTGGGGGCCGGCGGTACAGCGCCGCCGACGTCACCCGACTGCGCGAGGTGCAGCGACTCTCCCAGGACGAGGGCGTCTCCCTCGAGGGGATCCAGCGCATCTTCGAGCTCGAGCACCAGGTCGCCGCCCTGCGCGACCGGGTGCTCGAGCTCGGGGCGGAGCTCGACGCAGCCCGCGAGGAGCTCGGCCACGGACGGCGATTCTTTGCCGTGGGCTCACAGGGCGACATCGTTGCCCTGCGCCACGGGCAGCGCCCGCGTCCCCGCAACGCCGGTCAGGCGCTCGTCGTCTGGCAGCCGCGCAGGCGCGACTGA
- a CDS encoding SRPBCC family protein, with protein sequence MAQEKKITVQRTIDAPTEDVFEVLTNPERHPDLDGSGFVRSVDHADRIQAVGEVFTMNMSGDHMGGDYQTDNHVTAYSENKMVGWKTAPAGTEPPGWEWLWELAPEGPGHTLVTHTYDWSAVTDEALLEKVDFPLVSEEDLEETLKHLAAAVSR encoded by the coding sequence ATGGCACAGGAAAAGAAGATCACCGTCCAGCGCACCATCGACGCGCCCACCGAGGACGTCTTCGAGGTGCTGACCAACCCCGAGCGCCACCCCGACCTGGACGGGTCCGGGTTCGTCCGCTCGGTCGATCATGCAGACCGGATCCAGGCCGTCGGCGAGGTGTTCACGATGAACATGTCCGGCGACCACATGGGTGGGGACTACCAGACCGACAACCACGTGACCGCGTACAGCGAGAACAAGATGGTCGGTTGGAAGACGGCACCCGCCGGCACCGAGCCGCCCGGGTGGGAGTGGCTGTGGGAGCTCGCACCCGAGGGGCCGGGCCACACCCTCGTCACCCACACCTACGACTGGAGCGCCGTCACCGACGAGGCGCTGCTGGAGAAGGTCGACTTCCCACTCGTCTCCGAGGAGGACCTCGAGGAGACCCTCAAGCACCTCGCCGCCGCGGTGAGCCGCTGA
- the grpE gene encoding nucleotide exchange factor GrpE, producing MTDPNQPIDPEVSVDAVDAAPGAEEPVEAEVVPQEQPSAGSGAAPGGSSDGDDTTPSDAPEGDVHPDTALAAERLADLQRLQAEYVNYKRRVDRDRAEIQIRAAHDVLETLLPVLDEIQLADQHGDLPEGTPVRTITDKLQQALGKYGLERVGAKGEPFDPNVHEALMHAEWDPQDSDLPTDATETTIVTVLQPGYRAGERVLRAARVAVADPQ from the coding sequence GTGACCGACCCCAACCAGCCGATCGACCCCGAGGTGAGCGTGGACGCGGTCGACGCTGCCCCTGGTGCCGAGGAGCCGGTCGAGGCCGAGGTGGTCCCGCAGGAGCAGCCGAGCGCTGGCTCCGGGGCCGCCCCCGGCGGTTCGTCCGACGGAGACGACACGACACCGTCGGACGCCCCCGAGGGCGATGTGCACCCCGACACCGCCCTCGCGGCCGAGCGGCTCGCGGACCTGCAGCGACTGCAGGCCGAGTACGTCAACTACAAGCGACGTGTGGACCGCGACCGGGCGGAGATCCAGATCCGTGCGGCGCACGACGTCCTCGAGACGCTCCTGCCGGTGCTCGACGAGATCCAGCTCGCCGATCAGCACGGGGACCTGCCCGAGGGCACCCCGGTGCGCACCATCACCGACAAGCTCCAGCAAGCGCTGGGCAAGTACGGCCTGGAGCGTGTCGGGGCGAAGGGTGAGCCCTTCGACCCCAACGTCCACGAGGCACTGATGCACGCCGAGTGGGATCCGCAGGACTCGGACCTGCCGACGGATGCCACCGAGACGACGATCGTCACGGTGCTCCAGCCGGGCTACCGTGCGGGCGAGCGTGTCCTGCGGGCCGCCCGCGTCGCCGTCGCCGACCCGCAGTAG
- a CDS encoding DnaJ C-terminal domain-containing protein translates to MANQDWLDKDFYAVLGVSKDAETSEIKKAYRKLAKQYHPDRNEGNAAAEQKFKDIGEAHAVLSDPEERREYDAIRSMTGGGARFTAGGPGGNGGFEDIFSAFGGGGGGSRMRYSTGGGSPFAGGGAGEPDLEDILSMFGGGGAAGFGGQGAGFRAPRGPQKGADLTARTQLSFRDAVEGRTISLDVNGEKVTAKIPAGVKDGQKIRVRGKGAHGDPQAGRGDLILTVSVDSHAVFGRDGNNLTIDLPVTFAEATLGATVAVPTLDGSSVRVKVAPGTPSGRVLRLKGRGVKTAKATGDLLAKVQVVVPRDLSDAEREAVEVLRDSATDDPRAGLASAAQA, encoded by the coding sequence ATGGCAAATCAGGACTGGTTGGACAAGGACTTCTACGCCGTCCTCGGGGTCAGCAAGGACGCCGAGACCAGTGAGATCAAGAAGGCCTACCGCAAGCTCGCCAAGCAGTACCACCCCGACCGCAACGAGGGGAACGCCGCGGCCGAGCAGAAGTTCAAGGACATCGGCGAGGCGCACGCCGTGCTCTCCGACCCCGAGGAGCGGCGCGAGTACGACGCGATCCGCTCCATGACCGGAGGGGGTGCCCGTTTCACCGCGGGTGGCCCCGGCGGCAACGGGGGCTTCGAGGACATCTTCTCCGCCTTCGGCGGGGGAGGGGGCGGCTCCCGGATGCGCTACAGCACGGGGGGCGGCTCCCCCTTCGCCGGGGGTGGGGCCGGTGAGCCGGACCTGGAGGACATCCTCTCGATGTTCGGCGGTGGCGGCGCGGCCGGCTTCGGCGGACAGGGCGCCGGTTTCCGCGCGCCTCGTGGCCCGCAGAAGGGGGCCGACCTCACCGCCCGCACGCAGCTGTCCTTCCGCGACGCGGTCGAGGGGCGCACGATCTCCCTCGACGTGAACGGAGAGAAGGTCACCGCCAAGATCCCGGCCGGGGTCAAGGACGGGCAGAAGATCCGCGTGCGCGGCAAGGGCGCCCACGGCGACCCGCAGGCCGGACGCGGCGACCTGATCCTCACCGTCTCGGTGGACTCGCACGCGGTCTTCGGTCGCGACGGCAACAACCTGACGATCGACCTGCCGGTGACCTTCGCCGAGGCGACGCTCGGAGCGACCGTGGCCGTGCCGACCCTCGACGGCTCGAGCGTGAGGGTCAAGGTGGCACCCGGCACGCCGAGCGGCCGCGTGCTGCGGCTCAAGGGCCGCGGAGTGAAGACGGCCAAGGCGACGGGTGACCTCCTCGCGAAGGTGCAGGTCGTCGTGCCGAGGGATCTCAGTGACGCCGAGCGCGAGGCCGTCGAGGTGCTGCGCGACTCGGCCACGGACGACCCGCGGGCCGGCCTGGCCTCCGCGGCGCAGGCCTGA
- a CDS encoding cysteine desulfurase-like protein, translated as MTDLDVAALRAGFPSLSSGIAHFDGPGGTQTPAVVGEAVARTLTGPLSNRGSGLVSGTNAEEAITGFRSALADLLGAQPQGIVYGRSATQITYDIARTLAKGWGPGDDVVVSELDHDSNVRPWIQAARAVGATVRWLPLDPVTGDLDLSGIHGVITGRTRLVAVTAASNLLGTQPQVAQIAEAAHAVDALVYVDGVHHTAHASVDVAALGADFYVCSPYKFFGPHCAALAADPELLAGLDPDKLLPSTDEVPERFELGTLPYELMAGATAAVDVIAGIAPQGGSRREQLARAHELVHEHETRLRRRVEEGLAGLGDRVTLHSVAEHRTPTLFFTFVDRDAARASAFLGERDVLAPAGTFYAYETFRALDLPVDLGMRVGLAPYTDDSDVDRLLTGLTDVLARGD; from the coding sequence GTGACCGATCTCGACGTCGCCGCGCTGCGCGCGGGTTTCCCCTCGCTGTCCTCCGGCATCGCCCACTTCGACGGTCCCGGAGGAACCCAGACACCAGCAGTGGTGGGCGAGGCCGTTGCCCGTACGTTGACCGGGCCGCTGTCCAACCGGGGCAGCGGCCTGGTCAGCGGGACCAACGCCGAGGAGGCGATCACCGGTTTCCGCAGCGCGCTGGCGGACCTGCTCGGGGCGCAGCCGCAGGGCATCGTCTACGGCCGCAGCGCCACCCAGATCACCTACGACATCGCGCGGACCCTGGCGAAGGGGTGGGGACCGGGTGATGACGTCGTCGTCAGCGAGCTCGACCACGACTCGAACGTGCGCCCGTGGATCCAGGCGGCCCGGGCGGTGGGCGCGACAGTGCGGTGGCTGCCGCTGGACCCGGTCACCGGCGACCTCGACCTGAGCGGCATCCACGGGGTGATCACCGGGCGCACCCGTCTCGTGGCGGTCACTGCGGCGTCGAACCTCTTGGGTACGCAGCCGCAGGTCGCGCAGATCGCCGAGGCAGCGCACGCGGTCGACGCCCTCGTCTACGTCGATGGCGTCCATCACACCGCGCACGCGAGCGTGGACGTGGCCGCACTGGGGGCCGACTTCTACGTCTGCTCCCCCTACAAGTTCTTCGGGCCGCACTGCGCCGCGCTCGCCGCGGACCCCGAGCTGCTGGCGGGCCTCGACCCCGACAAGTTGCTCCCGTCCACGGATGAGGTGCCGGAGCGCTTCGAGCTGGGGACGCTTCCCTACGAGCTGATGGCCGGCGCGACGGCGGCGGTCGACGTCATCGCCGGCATCGCCCCGCAGGGCGGCAGCCGGCGCGAGCAGCTGGCCCGAGCCCACGAGCTCGTGCACGAGCACGAGACGCGGCTGCGCCGACGGGTCGAGGAGGGCCTGGCCGGGCTGGGCGACCGCGTCACCCTGCACTCCGTGGCCGAGCACCGCACTCCCACGCTGTTCTTCACCTTCGTCGACCGGGACGCCGCCCGGGCCAGCGCCTTCCTCGGCGAGCGTGACGTCCTCGCCCCCGCCGGTACGTTCTACGCGTACGAGACCTTCCGCGCACTGGACCTGCCGGTGGACCTCGGGATGAGGGTGGGGCTGGCGCCCTACACCGACGACTCCGACGTCGATCGACTCCTGACGGGCCTGACCGACGTCCTCGCCCGAGGTGACTGA
- a CDS encoding maleylpyruvate isomerase family mycothiol-dependent enzyme — protein MPLPSDAASVFDRKNTPLMRLVDSADPLELAGPSPCEGWTGFDVVQHLIDTQRDFLLKAGADMPDPTPTTEALGAATAWRTHAEAVARQLADDTLAERPYDTPFGSTTVGGAFDRFYGFDLLVHRWDIGRTAGIDVVFSDRELDQIEEAIAGFGEAIRGEGVCAPAVDLPADASRQERLIGLTGRDPVAPA, from the coding sequence ATGCCCCTTCCTTCTGATGCAGCCTCCGTCTTCGACCGCAAGAACACACCGTTGATGCGGCTCGTCGACTCCGCCGACCCGTTGGAGCTCGCCGGCCCGAGTCCCTGCGAGGGCTGGACGGGATTCGACGTGGTCCAGCACCTCATCGACACCCAGCGTGACTTCCTGCTCAAGGCCGGGGCCGACATGCCCGACCCGACCCCGACGACGGAGGCCCTGGGCGCAGCCACCGCGTGGCGCACGCATGCCGAGGCGGTGGCCCGCCAGCTCGCCGACGACACCCTCGCCGAGCGGCCCTACGACACTCCCTTCGGCAGCACGACCGTCGGCGGTGCCTTCGACCGGTTCTACGGCTTCGACCTGCTGGTCCACCGCTGGGACATCGGCCGGACCGCGGGCATCGACGTGGTCTTCAGCGACCGCGAGCTCGACCAGATCGAGGAGGCCATCGCCGGTTTCGGTGAGGCGATCCGGGGCGAAGGGGTGTGTGCGCCGGCGGTGGACCTCCCCGCCGACGCCTCCCGTCAGGAGCGTCTCATCGGCCTCACCGGCCGCGACCCCGTCGCACCTGCATAG
- a CDS encoding class I SAM-dependent methyltransferase, whose amino-acid sequence MNTDTSATVRSAGAGLQARIDDYWDRRARVYDEAQHRDGRDAVDRDLWGRVWSSALPPAPARVLDLGTGSGHAAFVLADLGYDVTGVDSSAGMLDIARARAEAAKGAPPTFVLGDAIDPPVDGGFDVVVSRYLMWTLREPLVALQRWRGLLRPGGVLAVVDSTWFDAGLEGSPSEFVDSYAAVMDDLPLATAHSIEATTELVTAAGFSDATSRPLTGVLDVDRRLGVAPGHRPRLQHLVRGTA is encoded by the coding sequence ATGAACACCGACACGAGCGCCACCGTCCGCTCCGCCGGCGCCGGGCTGCAGGCCCGGATCGACGACTACTGGGACCGCCGCGCCCGGGTCTACGACGAGGCCCAGCACCGCGATGGACGCGACGCCGTCGACCGCGACCTGTGGGGCCGTGTCTGGTCCAGCGCACTGCCACCGGCGCCCGCACGCGTGCTGGACCTCGGCACCGGCAGCGGCCACGCCGCCTTCGTCCTCGCCGACCTCGGGTACGACGTCACCGGAGTCGACTCCTCGGCCGGGATGCTCGACATCGCGCGAGCCCGGGCGGAGGCGGCGAAGGGGGCGCCCCCCACCTTCGTCCTCGGTGATGCGATCGACCCACCGGTCGACGGGGGCTTCGACGTCGTCGTCAGCCGCTACCTCATGTGGACCCTGCGGGAGCCGTTGGTGGCACTGCAGCGGTGGCGTGGTCTGCTACGCCCCGGTGGGGTCCTCGCCGTCGTCGACAGCACCTGGTTCGACGCCGGCCTGGAGGGGTCGCCCTCGGAGTTCGTCGACTCCTACGCGGCGGTGATGGACGATCTGCCCCTGGCGACCGCCCACTCCATCGAGGCCACGACCGAGCTCGTCACCGCCGCCGGATTCTCCGATGCCACCAGCCGGCCGCTGACCGGCGTCCTCGACGTCGACCGGCGTCTCGGAGTAGCGCCGGGGCACCGGCCGAGACTGCAGCACCTGGTCCGCGGGACGGCCTGA
- a CDS encoding LCP family protein, translating into MASQDETARGHRGPGVRGAHARRAARQVRRYYALTAASTIVPGLGLIPTRRRVGQGLVAVFVVAFVVLVGYLVARGLMGLIRVVVSRSALSVVISVLVVVAVVWIGAILLTARDNMPEGAHGRPKVAMVVFAALAAVLVLAPAAQAVRYAVIQHSLIGSVFDTLRPDGAVGPGGGQDPWAGTDRVNMLLLGSDAGKGRIGTRPDAIMVASIDPQSGETVLFGIPRNLQDIPFSQDNPLSQLYPQGYDCGDQCLMEFVWTLGKDHADLFPDDPNPGLTVTKDAVSQILGLDVDYTTVVNLEGFTQLVDAMGGVEVDVQERVCIGCKLDAYGNVVGTTGWIEPGVQQLDGFHALWYSRSRAASRDGDFSRMRRQRCMVGALLNQVNPTSMLVRYPALASTLEDNVRVDVPEQDLDEWAELVLRIQHGGSIKSLPLTNDVIDVVNPDYPKIHQMVTDAITPPESTPQPSTSTPTTSPSTTPTPSTSETTQDTPSDIATTC; encoded by the coding sequence GTGGCTTCTCAGGACGAGACTGCCCGGGGTCATCGTGGGCCCGGGGTGCGTGGGGCGCATGCTCGGCGTGCGGCGCGTCAGGTCCGTCGGTACTACGCGCTGACTGCGGCCAGCACGATCGTTCCGGGTCTGGGGTTGATCCCCACCCGGCGCCGGGTGGGGCAGGGGCTGGTTGCCGTGTTCGTGGTCGCGTTCGTCGTCCTGGTTGGTTACCTGGTGGCCAGGGGGTTGATGGGTCTGATTCGTGTCGTGGTCAGTCGTAGCGCGTTGAGTGTGGTCATCTCGGTCCTGGTGGTCGTGGCGGTGGTGTGGATCGGGGCGATCCTGCTGACGGCCAGGGACAACATGCCCGAGGGCGCGCATGGTCGTCCGAAGGTCGCGATGGTGGTCTTTGCTGCGTTGGCTGCCGTGCTGGTCCTGGCGCCCGCGGCGCAGGCGGTGCGTTACGCGGTGATCCAGCACTCGTTGATCGGTAGTGTCTTCGACACGTTGCGTCCCGATGGTGCGGTGGGGCCCGGTGGTGGTCAGGACCCGTGGGCCGGTACCGATCGGGTCAACATGTTGTTGTTGGGGTCGGACGCCGGCAAGGGCCGGATCGGGACCCGGCCGGATGCGATCATGGTTGCGAGTATCGATCCGCAGTCCGGTGAGACGGTCTTGTTCGGGATCCCGCGCAACCTGCAGGACATTCCCTTCTCGCAGGACAATCCCCTCTCGCAGCTCTACCCGCAGGGGTACGACTGCGGTGACCAGTGCCTGATGGAGTTCGTCTGGACGCTGGGCAAGGACCACGCCGATCTCTTCCCTGATGACCCGAACCCGGGCCTGACGGTGACCAAGGACGCGGTCTCGCAGATCCTGGGTCTGGACGTGGACTACACGACGGTGGTCAACCTCGAGGGTTTCACCCAGCTGGTGGACGCGATGGGCGGCGTCGAGGTCGATGTGCAGGAGCGGGTCTGCATCGGGTGCAAGCTGGATGCGTACGGCAACGTGGTGGGGACCACGGGGTGGATCGAGCCCGGTGTGCAGCAGCTCGATGGCTTCCACGCGTTGTGGTACTCGCGTTCGCGGGCGGCTTCGCGTGATGGGGACTTCTCCCGGATGCGTCGACAGCGGTGCATGGTCGGAGCGCTGCTCAACCAGGTCAACCCGACGTCGATGCTCGTGCGCTACCCGGCGCTGGCCTCGACGCTGGAGGACAACGTGCGGGTGGACGTCCCCGAGCAGGACCTCGATGAGTGGGCCGAGCTGGTGCTGCGGATCCAGCACGGCGGCTCGATCAAGTCGCTGCCGCTGACCAACGACGTCATCGACGTCGTCAACCCCGACTACCCGAAGATCCACCAGATGGTCACCGACGCGATCACCCCGCCCGAGTCGACACCCCAACCCTCGACCTCCACCCCGACCACATCACCATCGACGACCCCGACCCCGTCGACCAGCGAGACCACCCAGGACACCCCCAGCGACATCGCCACCACCTGCTGA
- a CDS encoding FecCD family ABC transporter permease produces MTTTDQTTTTQAPPEAATEDDLGLGARRHRATLWTLGLLVLLLASVTASVGAGAVAIPPSDTARIIAHHLIGVGEQTWSVPRDAIVWDVRMPRALLAIGVGAGLSVCGAALQAMVRNVLADPYLLGVNSGASSGAAAAILFGAGAGAGAHALPLSAFVGALAASMLVLLVARSGGRVTSLRLLLAGVAVGYALYAVTSFLIFASDSAEGSRSVLFWLLGSLSLASWGAPLVIVAVVATLTVLVLVGLGRRLDALAIGDETAQTLGVDPDTFRVRLLLLVALCVGVVVSASGSIGFVGLVIPHLARRVVGSAHRHMVPVAALMGAIFLLWADIVARTVLAPQEIPLGILTSLVGAPFLLVLIRRMHVSST; encoded by the coding sequence ATGACCACCACGGACCAGACCACGACGACTCAGGCGCCGCCTGAGGCCGCAACCGAGGACGACCTCGGGCTCGGCGCCCGACGCCACCGCGCGACGCTGTGGACCCTCGGGCTGCTCGTGCTGCTGCTCGCCTCGGTCACCGCCTCCGTCGGCGCCGGAGCAGTCGCCATCCCACCCTCGGACACGGCACGGATCATCGCCCACCACCTCATCGGCGTCGGCGAGCAGACGTGGAGCGTGCCCCGCGACGCCATCGTCTGGGACGTGCGGATGCCGCGCGCCCTGCTCGCGATCGGTGTCGGCGCAGGCCTGTCCGTGTGCGGCGCGGCCCTGCAGGCGATGGTGCGCAACGTCCTGGCCGACCCGTACCTGCTCGGCGTCAACTCCGGGGCCTCCAGCGGCGCCGCTGCCGCGATCCTCTTCGGTGCCGGCGCGGGGGCCGGGGCACACGCCCTGCCACTGAGCGCCTTCGTCGGGGCGCTGGCCGCCTCGATGCTCGTCCTGCTCGTCGCCCGCTCCGGTGGCCGGGTGACCTCCCTGCGTCTGCTGCTCGCGGGCGTCGCCGTCGGTTACGCCCTCTACGCCGTCACCAGCTTCCTGATCTTCGCCTCCGACTCCGCCGAAGGCTCACGCTCGGTGCTCTTCTGGCTGCTGGGCTCACTCTCCCTCGCCTCCTGGGGCGCCCCGCTGGTGATCGTCGCCGTCGTCGCCACCCTGACGGTCCTCGTCCTCGTCGGTCTCGGGCGGCGCCTGGATGCCCTGGCCATCGGCGACGAGACCGCGCAGACCTTGGGCGTCGACCCCGACACCTTCCGCGTGCGCCTGCTCCTGCTCGTCGCGCTGTGCGTCGGCGTCGTCGTGTCCGCCTCCGGCAGCATCGGCTTCGTCGGCCTGGTCATCCCCCATCTGGCCCGACGCGTCGTCGGCTCCGCCCACCGCCACATGGTGCCGGTCGCCGCGCTCATGGGCGCGATCTTCCTGCTGTGGGCCGACATCGTCGCGCGCACCGTGCTGGCCCCCCAGGAGATCCCGCTGGGCATCCTCACCTCGCTCGTCGGTGCCCCCTTCCTCCTCGTGCTCATCCGACGCATGCACGTCTCGTCCACCTGA
- a CDS encoding ABC transporter ATP-binding protein, with protein sequence MISATGLRFAYGTTEIIRDISLAARPGRVLGLIGPNGSGKTTLLRLLHGGLTPAAGEVLIDDTRLDGIDRRTISRRIAVVVQEAGGEMTMTAAEMVLLGRTARLSGFQRTGEGDIAAARAALQRVGALDLAKRDFAGLSGGEKQRVLIARSLAQDADHLLLDEPTNHLDIRYQHEVLGLLRGLATTTVVVLHDLNLAARYCDDVVLLCRGEVAGAGTVDAVLEPDLLTRVYGIGVRRVDDADGLHLFFTPLRQEVA encoded by the coding sequence GTGATCAGCGCGACCGGGCTGCGCTTCGCCTACGGCACCACCGAGATCATCCGGGACATCTCGCTCGCGGCCCGTCCCGGGCGCGTGCTCGGCCTCATCGGCCCCAACGGCAGCGGCAAGACGACCCTCCTACGACTCCTGCACGGAGGGCTCACGCCCGCTGCCGGGGAGGTCCTCATCGACGACACCCGCCTCGACGGGATCGACCGGCGGACGATCTCGAGGCGGATCGCCGTCGTCGTCCAGGAGGCCGGGGGCGAGATGACGATGACTGCCGCGGAGATGGTCCTCCTCGGGCGCACGGCCCGACTCTCCGGCTTCCAACGGACCGGCGAGGGGGACATCGCTGCGGCCCGCGCCGCGCTGCAGCGGGTCGGCGCCCTCGACCTCGCCAAGCGCGACTTCGCCGGCCTGTCCGGCGGGGAGAAGCAACGCGTGCTCATCGCACGTTCGCTGGCCCAGGATGCCGACCACCTGCTCCTCGACGAGCCGACGAACCACCTCGACATCCGCTACCAGCACGAGGTGCTCGGCCTGCTGCGCGGCCTGGCCACGACCACGGTCGTCGTGCTGCACGACCTCAACCTCGCCGCACGCTACTGCGACGACGTCGTGCTGCTCTGCCGGGGAGAGGTCGCCGGCGCCGGCACCGTCGACGCCGTCCTCGAGCCGGACCTGCTGACCCGGGTCTACGGCATCGGCGTGCGCCGTGTCGACGACGCCGACGGGCTGCACCTGTTCTTCACCCCCCTTCGTCAGGAGGTCGCATGA
- a CDS encoding ABC transporter substrate-binding protein yields the protein MPSPHHRTRATALVAATTLLAAACGGASGSTDAETRADDGHYPVSVENCGHEVTFESEPTDVVMLKSAIVPFLTSVGVLDHVSAKAGVYPQGYFTDETAQQIAEIDTLTDRVDASGHLLISKEAVVERDPDLVLGQTDNLSHASLAEVGVPSLEASGLCTSNLPEPGFQQIYDEVEMYGRVFHREAEAAESVADLRQRVEEVTSTVTKGERTGAVLYPTVGGGTTYAYGNKSMTDPMLEAAGIENVFADQDERVFEVTLETLLEKDPDVLVLLHSEGDPQEVEQAVTELPGAESLTAVREDAVHTELFNFAEPASPLVVDGLERLIDELGDGS from the coding sequence GTGCCCTCCCCGCACCACCGCACCCGCGCCACTGCCCTCGTCGCCGCGACCACGCTGCTCGCGGCCGCCTGCGGTGGCGCGTCCGGCAGCACCGACGCCGAGACCCGCGCCGACGACGGTCACTACCCCGTGAGCGTGGAGAACTGCGGCCACGAGGTGACGTTCGAGTCCGAGCCGACCGATGTCGTCATGCTCAAGTCCGCGATCGTCCCCTTCCTCACCTCCGTCGGCGTGCTCGACCACGTGAGCGCGAAGGCGGGCGTCTACCCGCAGGGGTACTTCACCGACGAGACCGCGCAGCAGATCGCCGAGATCGACACGCTCACCGACCGCGTCGACGCCTCCGGGCACCTGCTGATCTCCAAGGAGGCCGTCGTCGAGCGGGACCCGGACCTCGTGCTCGGACAGACCGACAACCTCTCCCACGCCTCGCTCGCCGAGGTGGGTGTCCCCTCCCTCGAGGCGTCGGGCCTGTGCACGAGCAACCTGCCCGAGCCCGGCTTCCAGCAGATCTACGACGAGGTCGAGATGTACGGCCGGGTCTTCCACCGCGAGGCCGAGGCCGCCGAGTCCGTCGCGGACCTCCGGCAGCGTGTCGAGGAGGTCACCTCCACCGTGACGAAGGGGGAGCGCACCGGAGCGGTGCTCTACCCCACCGTCGGCGGTGGCACCACGTACGCCTACGGCAACAAGTCGATGACCGACCCGATGCTCGAGGCAGCCGGGATCGAGAACGTCTTCGCCGATCAGGACGAGCGGGTCTTCGAGGTCACCCTCGAGACGCTGCTGGAGAAGGACCCGGACGTGCTGGTGCTGCTGCACTCCGAGGGTGACCCGCAGGAGGTCGAGCAGGCCGTGACCGAGCTGCCCGGGGCCGAGAGCCTGACCGCGGTCCGTGAGGACGCCGTGCACACCGAGCTGTTCAACTTCGCCGAGCCGGCGAGCCCGTTGGTGGTGGACGGACTGGAGCGACTCATCGACGAGCTGGGCGACGGCTCGTGA